In Henningerozyma blattae CBS 6284 chromosome 6, complete genome, the following are encoded in one genomic region:
- the PRE2 gene encoding proteasome core particle subunit beta 5 (similar to Saccharomyces cerevisiae PRE2 (YPR103W); ancestral locus Anc_3.417), which translates to MQAIADSLSSTNALVKELQYDNEENLQNDFITSSAQFRQLAPSIAMPPISTPQEFLRAHTDDSKNPDCTIKIAHGTTTLAFRFKGGIVVAVDSRATAGNWVASQTVKKVIEINPFLLGTMAGGAADCQFWETWLGSQCRLHELREKERISVAAASKILSNLVYQYKGAGLSMGTMICGYTKKEGPTIYYVDSDGTRLKGDLFCVGSGQTFAYGVLDSNYKWDLTVEEALYLGKRSILAATHRDAYSGGSINLYHVTENGWIYHGNHDVGSTFWEIKEKEGSFNNVVG; encoded by the coding sequence atgcAAGCCATTGCTGATAGTCTAAGTTCAACCAATGCATTGGTTAAAGAATTACaatatgataatgaagaaaactTACAAAATGATTTCATAACAAGTTCAGCACAATTCCGTCAATTAGCTCCCTCTATAGCAATGCCACCAATTTCAACTCCACAAGAATTTTTGAGAGCTCACACAGATGATTCCAAAAACCCTGATTGCACAATTAAAATAGCACATGGTACTACTACATTGGCCTTTAGATTTAAAGGTGGTATTGTGGTGGCTGTTGATTCAAGAGCTACTGCTGGTAACTGGGTTGCCTCTCAAACTGTTAAAAAagttattgaaataaatcCTTTCTTATTAGGTACAATGGCAGGTGGTGCTGCTGACTGTCAATTTTGGGAAACTTGGTTAGGTTCTCAATGTAGATTACATGAATTAAGAGAAAAAGAACGTATTTCGGTAGCAGCTGCTTCAAAGATTTTAAGTAATTTGGTTTATCAATATAAAGGTGCTGGTCTATCAATGGGTACAATGATTTGTGGTTACACCAAGAAGGAAGGCCCAACTATTTATTATGTAGATTCTGATGGTACTAGATTAAAGGGTGATCTTTTCTGTGTTGGTTCAGGTCAAACTTTTGCTTATGGTGTATTAGACTCAAACTATAAATGGGATTTAACTGTAGAAGAAGCCTTGTATTTGGGTAAAAGATCTATTTTAGCTGCTACTCACAGAGATGCATACTCTGGTGGTTCCATCAATTTATACCATGTTACTGAAAACGGTTGGATCTATCACGGTAACCACGATGTAGGCTCTACTTTCTGGGAGATTAAAGAGAAAGAAGGTTCTTTTAATAACGTTGTTGGTTGA
- the MRPL51 gene encoding mitochondrial 54S ribosomal protein mL43 (similar to Saccharomyces cerevisiae MRPL51 (YPR100W); ancestral locus Anc_3.412) — protein MVVRAIKQLSRPRNGVGAYIQPCYKLVLQYCNWGGSSQGMRDFLTSKRLDKLATTMPNIQFEVLRKSGHPTIRAKYIQGQAHPQIDKVVCVRNLNIDQVENKMKLLLASSGDVLRKRVKNHNVESLNSSVRGVWSPFHTGDRYQV, from the coding sequence atggtaGTACGTGCAATTAAACAACTTTCAAGACCAAGAAATGGGGTTGGTGCTTATATTCAACCATGTTATAAGTTAGTCCTTCAATATTGTAACTGGGGTGGTTCCTCACAGGGAATGCGTGATTTCCTAACATCTAAGAGACTTGACAAGTTGGCAACTACTATGCCTAATATTCAGTTCGAAGTACTAAGAAAATCGGGACATCCAACTATAAGGGCAAAGTATATTCAGGGCCAAGCTCATCCACAAATTGATAAAGTGGTATGTGTACGAAATCTAAACATCGATCAGgtggaaaataaaatgaagcTCCTGCTAGCTTCTAGTGGAGATGTTTTGAGGAAAAGAGTTAAGAATCATAACGTGGAGAGTTTGAATTCCAGTGTAAGAGGTGTATGGTCCCCATTCCACACAGGTGATCGTTACCAAGTATGA
- the TMH18 gene encoding Tmh18p (similar to Saccharomyces cerevisiae YPR098C; ancestral locus Anc_3.411) gives MAIKAATHLLLFSFAFGGGAFYSYVASPIAFKTLERPAFSALQTKVFPIYFALQTTVPLVIMATAPVTLTTAGWSTLGASAVFGAINWGILLPKSKKIKEDKQRLNEPLGKEFGRIHGLSLLANAAHIFALAGYGFVLMGALL, from the exons ATGGCCATCAAAGCAGCTACTCATCTTTTACTTTTCTCATTTGC aTTTGGCGGAGGTGCTTTTTACTCTTATGTTGCTTCTCCAATTGCTTTCAAGACATTGGAGAGACCAGCCTTCTCTGCCTTACAAACTAAAGTATTCCCAATATATTTTGCTCTCCAAACGACTGTTCCATTAGTTATTATGGCCACTGCACCTGTTACATTAACTACAGCTGGTTGGAGCACCTTAGGGGCTTCTGCTGTGTTTGGTGCTATAAACTGGggaatattattaccaaagagtaaaaaaatcaagGAGGACAAGCAAAGATTGAATGAGCCTTTAGGTAAAGAATTTGGTCGTATTCATGGATTAAGTTTATTAGCTAATGCAGCACATATATTTGCTTTAGCTGGCTATGGGTTTGTTTTAATGGGAGCTCTGTTATGA
- the LEC1 gene encoding Lec1p (similar to Saccharomyces cerevisiae YPR097W; ancestral locus Anc_3.408), with product MQAGFSDVNGTHGFDLTPIQEHYLKRELIKFQLDSEFNSLNDELALRSFGYPFSHVDPTTTINATGLSPKKIANTSLPTSFTNFSNVFKKPSSSTSSPSSSSSSVLGPPAVITPQEPAPRVSKDFPILSYVLNNLLMTFPLFDKTLIKDKKFWQLKLQIFFEHFNSLHFSNSYDSNDITKRKKISLRLKKLLLLLLNSGVATLKEPTYYQFDKFKFLENDDTRQRSKIENFTIPNKSILKNSLLKNNIFINNWDINILTALDSQQLIALILKEDLQNNKDDFSKLSSSSSSYFLIKSFHRQRDDKSDSTSSIDIRYVYKTYDDFKTLHHDLKKKYPSKNLTNLPPKNHKSLNLISLIDDDDEEEQEGDNLDGETLSKDNSSTENEDDSKFKDALDSENVSLPLEKMRTSLRYFLREIVKDIDIAHSELVFQFFNTNVLIDPRNFTQEIKKQINLRNLIDIEHLINQYKFQKMALEKSLQLQDSIQTFKDNLLKDKSYINVIFNEFKTKDSVSQLSPILKNFFDWSKIYLSALIYQTFLGNDNGYETFKQLKGLHKLMPYTIITKIVKYTNTLAMMKSLMDLFMAQPFGRQSLLQTIFTTVLNDELKDLNKKILISEKNLIDINPNYSEDIIENLKNFMFPKDDQLDDKNNLLNIENVETWSKEMKMPMSMVVLMKNMEFGNLSKMAFNEVIESYSYWKKITSTSNKNNSRDVNIQIENKSFYFTTINDLFLLYIKERDQMMMKKLWKDPELIQLLKSLLTICYDPMIKLFKIAHVDIALKNFQKFMNDLIKLFDKIINNEIENINEFDIVGNINNLLTEHEDSFLKFFHDVCVNDAEGIFEGLITWIVQLLEFLQNSKFGADDIRMDLSKILNEVQTNTNQKGNSELDGNTSQIKSSSNEIPQKISQSPNNSPKKNSNSPKIKLFGSKFSSKNSKSKLQSPIKSKDLQNENPKPNIDIEKLIQQLNEVINHKIESRKLYKKLLDMKTKEQEEIELNKKGEIQTDLNNNWKQISDIVMSPETIKFGVNDSELVDLDLDTKDYDNIQISQANEYENDNKESLLEKEYMELLNKSIDESEIQKLSDYYFKKDLRDYLEKI from the coding sequence ATGCAAGCTGGTTTTTCAGATGTAAATGGAACTCACGGTTTTGATTTGACCCCAATCCAGGaacattatttgaaaagagaattgataaaattcCAATTGGATTCagaatttaatagtttAAATGACGAATTAGCCTTACGTTCGTTCGGTTACCCATTTTCTCATGTGGATCCTACGACCACTATTAATGCTACAGGTCTAAGTCCAAAGAAAATAGCCAATACATCTTTACCAACCTCTTTTaccaatttttcaaatgtaTTTAAAAAGCCTTCATCTTCCACTTCCTCACCTTCCTCATCGTCCTCTTCTGTCTTAGGTCCACCTGCTGTAATTACTCCTCAGGAACCAGCACCAAGAGTAAGCAAAGATTTCCCCATTCTCAGTTATGTCTTGAATAATTTGTTAATGACTTTCCCcttatttgataaaactTTGATTAAAGATAAGAAATTTTGGcaattaaaattacaaattttttttgaacatttcaattcattacATTTTAGTAACTCCTATGATTCCAATGATATTACCAagaggaaaaaaatatctttacgattaaaaaaattattattattattgttaaattCAGGTGTAGCTACCCTAAAGGAACCTACATACTAtcaatttgataaattcaaatttttagaaaacGACGACACTAGACAAAGATCTAAAATTGAGAATTTTACAATCCCCAATAAAtcgattttgaaaaattctctattgaaaaacaatattttcataaataattgggatattaatatcttgACAGCATTAGATTCTCAACAATTAATCGCGttaatattgaaagaaGATTTACAAAACAACAAAGATGATTTCTCAAAgttatcttcttcatcatcttcttaTTTCCTAATAAAGTCATTTCATAGACAAAGAGATGATAAATCTGATTCTACTTCATCTATAGATATTCGTTACGTTTACAAGACTTATGATGACTTTAAAACTTTACATCATGacttgaagaaaaaatatccaAGTAAgaatttaacaaatttacCTCCAAAAAATCATAAATCGTTAAATTTGATCTCTTTAATCGATGATGACGACGAGGAAGAGCAAGAAGGAGATAATCTTGACGGGGAGACGTTGTCCAAAGATAATAGCAGTacagaaaatgaagatgattcAAAATTCAAAGATGCTCTAGATTCAGAGAACGTTAGTTTACCTTTGGAAAAAATGAGAACTTCATTACGATATTTCCTAAGAGAAATCGTCAAAGATATAGATATAGCTCATTCAGAACTtgtatttcaatttttcaatacaaATGTTTTAATTGATCCCAGGAATTTCACTCAAGagattaaaaaacaaattaatttaagaaatttaattgatataGAACATTTGATTAATCAATATAAATTCCAAAAGATGGCCCTAGAGAAATCCTTACAATTACAAGATTCAATTCAAACTTTTAAAGATAATCTATTGAAGGATAAGAGTTATATCAATGTGatctttaatgaatttaaaactaAAGATTCAGTTTCACAATTATCaccaattttgaaaaatttttttgattggtccaaaatatatttatctgctttaatttatcaaactTTCCTAGGTAATGATAATGGTTATGAAACATTTAAACAACTAAAGGGGTTACATAAATTGATGCCCTATACTATAATTACAAAGATTGtcaaatatacaaataCTTTAGCAATGATGAAATCTCTCATGGATTTATTTATGGCTCAACCTTTTGGAAGACAATCTTTATTACAAACAATTTTCACTACAgtattaaatgatgaattaaaagatttaaataaaaaaattttaatttcagaaaagaatttaattgatattaatccaaattattctgaagatattattgaaaatttgaaaaatttcatgTTTCCAAAAGATGATCAATTAGATGataagaataatttattaaatattgaaaatgtgGAAACTTGGTCaaaagaaatgaaaatgcCCATGTCCATGGTTGtcttaatgaaaaatatggaatttggaaatttatCTAAAATGGCATTTAATGAAGTTATTGAAAGTTATTCATATTGGAAGAAAATCACCTCTActagtaataaaaataattcaagaGATGtcaatattcaaatagaaaataaatcattttatttcacaactattaatgatttattccttttatatattaaagaaagagatcaaatgatgatgaaaaaattatggaaGGATCCagaattaattcaattattaaaatctttattaaCGATATGTTATGATCCAATGATTAaacttttcaaaatagCTCATGTAGATATtgcattgaaaaattttcaaaaatttatgaatgatttgattaaattattcgataaaattattaataatgagattgaaaatattaatgaattcgACATAGTGGggaatattaataatcttttaacTGAACATGAAGATTCCttcttaaaatttttccatGATGTTTGTGTTAATGATGCAGAGGGAATTTTTGAAGGCCTCATTACTTGGATTGTACAACTATTAGAATTCCTACAAAATAGTAAATTTGGAGCTGACGATATAAGAATGGATTTATCcaagattttaaatgaagTCCAAACTAATACAAATCAAAAGGGAAACTCGGAGCTTGATGGGAATACCTCACAAATTAAAAGTTCATCAAATGAGATACCACAAAAAATTTCACAAAGTCCTAACAATAGTCccaagaaaaattcaaatagtcctaaaataaaattatttggcTCTAAATTCAGTAGTAAGAATTCGAAAAGTAAACTACAAAGTccaattaaatcaaaagatCTTCAGAATGAAAATCCAAAACCAAATAtcgatattgaaaaattaattcaacaGTTAAATGAAGTTATTAATCataaaattgaatcaagaaagttatataaaaaattgcTTGATATGAAAACAAAGGAACAAGAGgaaatagaattaaataaaaaaggtgaaattcaaacagatttaaataataattggaaaCAAATTAGTGATATTGTAATGTCACCagaaacaattaaatttggtGTAAATGATAGTGAATTGGTGGATTTAGATTTGGACACCAAAgattatgataatattcaaataagtCAAGCTAATGAgtatgaaaatgataataaagaatctCTGTTAGAGAAAGAATATATGGAACtgttaaataaatcaattgatgaaagtgaaattcaaaaattatctgactattattttaagaAGGATTTAAGAGATTATCttgaaaagatttaa
- the TBLA0F01800 gene encoding uncharacterized protein (similar to Saccharomyces cerevisiae GDH3 (YAL062W) and GDH1 (YOR375C); ancestral locus Anc_7.1), whose amino-acid sequence MSSQQPLEPEFYQAYNEIVASLKDSTLFEQYPKYEKVLPVVSIPERIFQFRVTWENDKGEQEVASGYRVQFNSAKGPYKGGLRFHPTVNLSILKFLGFEQIFKNSLTGLDMGGAKGGLCVDLKGRSDNEIRRICVAFMTELQKVIGPNTDIPAGDIGVGGREIGYMFGAYRKQRNAWEGVLTGKSTNWGGSLARPEATGYGLVYYLEAMLKYVRGNSSLTGMRVAISGSGNVAQYAALKVIELGGMVVSLSDSNGSIVVPEGSNRGINAQQVETIAAGKLKFKTLQQIITSESSIFSKDHITYLEGERPWTHVSRVDVALPSATQNEVSGLEAKSLIASGVRFVAEGSNMGCTPEAIKIFETARLNATSPENAVWYATGKASNAGGVAVSGLEMAQNSQRSHWTFEQVDAKLKAIMHNCFNDCIEAAKKFNNENIENTLPSLIKGANLAGFIKVADAMIDQGDVF is encoded by the coding sequence ATGTCTTCTCAACAACCATTAGAACCGGAATTCTACCAAGCTTATAACGAAATTGTTGCTTCTTTGAAGGACTCTACTCTTTTTGAACAATATccaaaatatgaaaaagtTTTGCCTGTTGTAAGCATACCAGAACGTATTTTCCAATTCCGTGTCACTTGGGAAAACGATAAGGGTGAACAAGAAGTAGCCAGTGGTTATAGAGTTCAATTCAACTCTGCCAAGGGTCCTTACAAGGGTGGTTTGAGATTCCATCCAACCGTCAACTTGtctattttgaaattcttgGGGTTTGAACAGATCTTTAAGAACTCTTTGACTGGTTTAGATATGGGTGGTGCCAAAGGTGGTTTGTGTGTTGATTTGAAGGGTAGATCCGATAACGAAATCAGAAGAATTTGTGTTGCCTTCATGACTGAATTGCAAAAAGTCATTGGTCCAAACACTGATATCCCAGCTGGTGATATTGGTGTTGGTGGTAGAGAAATTGGTTACATGTTTGGTGCTTACCGTAAACAAAGAAACGCTTGGGAAGGTGTTTTGACCGGTAAGAGTACCAATTGGGGTGGTTCTTTAGCTAGACCAGAAGCCACTGGTTATGGGTTAGTCTATTATTTGGAGGCCATGTTGAAATACGTTAGAGGCAACTCCAGTTTGACTGGTATGCGTGTTGCCATCTCTGGTAGTGGTAACGTGGCTCAATATGCTGCTTTGAAAGTTATTGAATTAGGTGGTATGGTTGTTTCCTTATCTGATTCCAATGGTTCTATCGTTGTCCCAGAAGGTTCTAACCGTGGTATTAACGCTCAACAAGTTGAAACTATTGCTGCtggtaaattaaaattcaaGACTTTGCAACAGATCATCACTTCAGAATCATCTATCTTCTCCAAGGATCACATCACTTATTTGGAAGGTGAAAGACCATGGACTCATGTCTCCAGAGTCGATGTTGCTTTGCCATCTGCCACTCAAAACGAAGTTTCTGGTTTGGAAGCCAAGTCTTTGATTGCCTCCGGTGTTAGATTTGTTGCTGAAGGTTCCAATATGGGTTGTACTCCAGAAGCTATCAAGATTTTCGAAACTGCTCGTTTGAATGCTACTTCTCCAGAAAATGCCGTCTGGTATGCTACTGGTAAGGCTTCCAACGCTGGTGGTGTTGCTGTCAGTGGTTTAGAAATGGCACAAAACTCTCAAAGATCCCATTGGACTTTTGAACAAGTCGATGCCAAATTAAAAGCCATCATGCATAACTGTTTCAATGATTGTATTGAAGCTGCCaagaaattcaataatgaaaatattgaaaacaCATTACCTTCTTTGATTAAAGGTGCCAATTTGGCCGGTTTCATTAAAGTCGCCGACGCTATGATTGATCAAGGTGATGTTTTCTAA
- the TBLA0F01810 gene encoding calreticulin family protein (similar to Saccharomyces cerevisiae CNE1 (YAL058W); ancestral locus Anc_7.5), producing MSSLDTDTPNEFLISNESFFENFKNYKNNEELYDNWISSNVTQTQFTSNLKYPIAWSLLEPYKLSNFETLPDINEPLLENKQCLAVIGVGSPAMIGHKLEHPIKMDANEDLIVQYELKLQKELNCGGGFIKLYGHLNNKNDLFQYRGQHSKQMPLQILFGPDKCIPDINKVRFEMGKLNPKSGDMEIKQLVQSPITQFGVDFKTHLYTLILHNQGENQFFEIRIDGKVVKYGNVFEKGMFEPGFTGPRYIDDPNDFKPDNWVDEEYIDDPNDSKPDDWDETEPYKIVDPDDFKPADWDETIPEYIVDTKRPKPEWWDDSIDGEWKPYMILNPECLKKKGCGKWKPKMKLNPKFKGVWQPRKILNPDYIGEWKPQRILDPNSYEDITPCQVKDSIDGIVFDFVSGSNDMLIDNIYLGKSLEEAERVGNLTFVPKRIKEDLLYEYEMNMKGNIKKPKLPPTQGMIDDQDRNIFDDVVDFIIDRVMKGGEMIEEYGHGGNGSIFLIIISSILLGLGIHYLANNMSKPTARQVEREVPRQREMQKPQPKPKEEDEYEEEVEVIYTEAFVDADGRFSIISSNSSCSSSNSSI from the coding sequence ATGTCAAGTCTTGATACTGATACTCCTAATGAGTTTCTCATTTCCAATGAATCATTTTTcgaaaatttcaaaaattataaaaataatgaagaattatatgACAATTGGATTAGTTCCAATGTCACCCAGACACAATTCACTAGTAATTTGAAATACCCCATAGCATGGAGTTTATTAGAACCCTATAAATTATCCAATTTTGAAACATTACCTGATATCAATGAACCATTACttgaaaataaacaatGTCTCGCAGTCATTGGAGTTGGATCTCCTGCAATGATTGGACACAAATTGGAACACCCAATTAAAATGGACGCCAATGAAGATCTTATCGTTCAATATGAActtaaattacaaaaagaGTTGAATTGTGGTGGtggatttattaaattatatggccatttaaataacaaaaacgatctttttcaatatagAGGTCAACATTCTAAACAAATGCCTCTTCAAATCTTATTTGGGCCTGATAAATGTATACctgatattaataaagttCGATTTGAAATGGGTAAATTGAATCCCAAGAGTGGAGATATGgaaattaaacaattggTACAATCCCCCATTACTCAATTTGGAGTAGATTTTAAAACTCATCTATATACATTAATTTTACACAATCAAGGtgaaaatcaatttttcgAAATACGAATTGATGGGAAAGTGGTTAAATATGGTAATGTGTTTGAAAAGGGTATGTTTGAACCAGGTTTTACAGGACCTCGATATATTGATGATCCAAATGATTTTAAACCTGACAATTGGGTAGATGAAGAATACATTGATGATCCTAATGATTCCAAACCTGATGATTGGGATGAAACTGAACCTTATAAGATTGTGGATCCTGATGATTTTAAACCCGCTGATTGGGATGAAACAATACCTGAATATATTGTTGATACCAAGAGACCTAAACCTGAATGGTGGGATGATTCTATTGATGGGGAATGGAAACCTTATATGATTTTAAACCCTGAAtgtttaaagaaaaagggATGTGGTAAATGGAAACCCaagatgaaattgaatCCTAAATTTAAAGGTGTATGGCAACCTCGAAAGATCTTAAATCCTGACTACATTGGAGAATGGAAACCACAAAGGATACTTGATCCAAATTCATATGAAGATATTACTCCATGTCAAGTGAAAGATTCAATTGATGGCATTGTGTTTGATTTTGTCAGTGGGTCTAATGATATGTTAatagataatatatatttaggTAAATCTTTGGAAGAAGCAGAAAGAGTTGGTAATTTGACATTTGTAcctaaaagaataaaagaAGATTTATTGTATGAATATGAAATGAATATGAAGGGGAATATCAAGAAACCTAAACTTCCACCCACACAGGGGATGATAGATGATCAAGATCGGaatatatttgatgatgttgttgattttattattgatcGTGTTATGAAAGGTGGTGAAATGATTGAAGAATATGGACATGGTGGGAATGGtagtatatttttgattatcATCAGTAGTATATTACTTGGATTAGGTATTCATTATCTTGCCAATAATATGTCAAAGCCAACAGCAAGACAAGTAGAAAGAGAAGTGCCAAGGCAAAGAGAAATGCAAAAGCCACAGCCAAAACCAAAGGAAGAGGATGAGtatgaagaagaagttgAGGTGATATACACTGAAGCTTTCGTTGATGCTGACGGAAgattttctattataaGTAGTAACAGTAGTTGCAGTAGTAGTAATAGTAGCATataa
- the ALD4 gene encoding aldehyde dehydrogenase (NADP(+)) ALD4 (similar to Saccharomyces cerevisiae ALD4 (YOR374W); ancestral locus Anc_7.6), translated as MLSASSSLLRSSLRTAAKSGLQLRCFSHLPLSVPIKLPNGLEYEQPTGLFINNKFVPSVEKKTFEVINPSTEEEICHVYEGREDDVGIAVSAADTAFNNGSWSNIEPSYRANCLLNLANFIEQDKELIASIETLDNGKAINNARGDVQVVINYLKFAAGQADKMGGRLINTGDQYLNFAKREPLGVCGQIIPWNFPLLMWAWKVGPALATGNTVVMKTAESTPLSALYVSQYIPKSGIPPGVFNIVSGFGKIVGEAITNNPKIKKIAFTGSTATGKHIYMNAASQLKKVTLELGGKSPNIVFADADLKMAVQSIINGIYYNSGEVCCAGSRVYVQEEIYDQLLEELKNAAENVKVGDPFSESTFQGAQTSQNQLSKILSYVEIGKKEGATLITGGERLGSKGYFIKPTIFGDVKEDMHIVKEEIFGPFVTVSKFKTLDDVVKMANDSEYGLAAGIHTSNINTAIKVADQVKAGTVWINTYNDFHHQVPFGGFNASGLGREMGLESFEGYLQTKAVRARLY; from the coding sequence ATGTTGAGCGCCTCCTCGTCATTATTGAGATCTTCTCTAAGAACTGCAGCCAAGTCCGGCTTGCAATTACGTTGCTTCTCCCATTTACCCCTTTCTGTTCCAATCAAGTTGCCAAATGGGTTAGAGTACGAACAACCTACAGGTTTGTTCATCAACAACAAGTTTGTTCCATctgttgaaaaaaagactTTTGAAGTTATTAACCCATCTACTGAGGAAGAAATCTGTCATGTCTATGAAGGTAGAGAAGATGATGTAGGGATTGCTGTTAGTGCTGCTGACACTGCCTTTAACAATGGGTCTTGGTCTAATATTGAACCTTCTTACAGAGCCAATTGTTTATTGAACTTGGCCAATTTCATCGAACaagataaagaattgaTTGCTTCTATTGAAACTTTAGATAACGGTAAAGCCATCAACAATGCTCGTGGTGATGTCCAAGTTGTTATTAATTACTTGAAGTTCGCTGCTGGTCAAGCGGATAAGATGGGTGGTCGGTTGATTAATACTGGTGATCAATATCTAAACTTTGCCAAGAGAGAACCTCTTGGTGTTTGTGGTCAAATCATTCCATGGAATTTCCCATTATTAATGTGGGCTTGGAAAGTTGGTCCTGCCTTGGCTACTGGTAACACTGTTGTTATGAAGACTGCTGAATCCACTCCATTATCTGCCTTGTACGTTTCTCAATATATTCCAAAATCTGGTATCCCACCTGGTGTTTTCAACATTGTCTCTGGTTTCGGTAAGATTGTCGGTGAAGCCATCACTAATAACCCAAAGATTAAGAAGATTGCCTTCACTGGTTCTACCGCCACTGGTAAACATATCTATATGAATGCTGCTTCTCAATTGAAGAAGGTCACTTTGGAATTGGGTGGTAAATCTCCAAATATTGTCTTCGCCGATGCTGATTTGAAAATGGCTGTTCAAAGCATTATCAATGGTATCTATTATAACTCTGGTGAAGTTTGTTGTGCTGGTTCAAGAGTTTATGTTCAAGAAGAAATCTATGATCAATTGTTAGAAGAATTGAAGAACGCTGCTGAAAACGTTAAAGTTGGTGATCCATTCTCTGAAAGCACTTTCCAAGGTGCTCAAACTTCTCAAAACCAATTGTCCAAGATTTTAAGTTATGTTGAAATCGGTAAGAAGGAAGGTGCTACTTTGATCACTGGTGGTGAAAGATTAGGTTCCAAGGGTTACTTCATCAAGCCAACCATCTTTGGTGATGTTAAAGAAGATATGCATATTGTTAAGGAAGAAATTTTCGGTCCATTCGTCACTGTCTCCAAGTTTAAGACTTTGGATGATGTTGTTAAGATGGCCAACGATTCTGAATATGGTTTAGCTGCTGGTATTCACACTAGTAACATCAACACTGCTATCAAGGTTGCTGACCAAGTTAAAGCCGGTACTGTTTGGATCAATACTTACAACGATTTCCACCACCAAGTCCCATTCGGTGGGTTCAATGCTTCCGGTTTAGGTCGTGAAATGGGTTTGGAATCTTTTGAAGGTTACTTACAAACCAAGGCTGTTCGTGCCAGATTATACTAA
- the TBLA0F01830 gene encoding uncharacterized protein, producing MELRQKKHCLEKGTTVSRTTSIASIVSNSSKSRQTYYFWQRNDSELRREITILQLKITQLENYLKEEERSSTHYNKTVSKEINRNSKISFITGIKTHTNSTQLRRRSDIKELKAKSHANTKLETIAEEINGSSNVSVTRVNPQNITFTPIIKSKKDDDKDCAHIKLHSKKLFFNLGSFI from the coding sequence ATGGAATTAAGACAAAAGAAACATTGTCTGGAAAAGGGTACAACAGTGTCCCGTACTACTTCTATTGCTTCAATTGTTTCCAATTCTAGTAAATCTAGACaaacttattatttttggcAAAGAAATGATTCGGAACTTAGAAGAGAAATTACTATTTTGCAATTGAAGATTACtcaattggaaaattaCTTAAAAGAAGAGGAACGCTCTTCAACTcattataataaaactgtaagtaaagaaattaacagaaattcaaaaatttcttttattactGGAATTAAAACACATACTAATTCCACCCAACTCAGGAGGAGATCCGATATTAAAGAACTCAAAGCAAAATCTCATGCTAATACAAAGTTAGAGACAATAGCAGAGGAAATTAACGGTTCATCAAATGTAAGTGTTACAAGAGTCAATCCTCAAAATATAACGTTTACTCCCATTATTAAATCCAAgaaagatgatgataaagatTGCGCTCATATTAAACTACACTCGAAGAAattattcttcaatttaGGAAGTTTTAtctaa